The Cyprinus carpio isolate SPL01 chromosome B17, ASM1834038v1, whole genome shotgun sequence genome has a window encoding:
- the LOC109106771 gene encoding signal recognition particle 14 kDa protein-like has product MVLLENDAFLTELTRLFQKCRTIGSVVITLKKYDGRTKPVPRKGHPETYEPADNKCLVRASDGKTRISTVVSSKEVIKFQMAYSNLLRAHMDGLKKKDKKSKSKKTKAT; this is encoded by the exons ATGGTGTTATTAGAAAACGACGCG ttTCTGACTGAACTCACTCGGCTGTTCCAGAAGTGCAGGACCATCGGAAGCGTCGTCATCACTTTAAAGAAAT ATGACGGCAGAACAAAGCCGGTCCCCAGAAAAGGTCATCCAGAGACGTACGAACCGGCCGACAACAAATGTCTCGTCAGAGCATCGGACGGCAAGACCAGGATCAGCACAGTG GTCAGCAGCAAAGAAGTTATAAAATTTCAAATG gcGTATTCAAATTTGTTGCGAGCGCACATGGACGGCttgaaaaagaaagacaaaaagagtaAAAGCAAGAAAACTAAAGCCACATAG
- the LOC122134210 gene encoding neuroglobin-like: MGCAISGSGLASRTAESRNTEDEAPARLTPDHIQLIKESWKVIQEDIAKVGIIMFVRLFETHPECKDVFFLFRDVEDLERLRTSRELRAHGLRVMSFIEKSVARLDQLERLETLARELGKSHFRYNAPPKYYGYVGAEFICTARTQSKKKWTSELEQAWKTLFQYVTGIMKDAYLEEERSKHNHTLPSSKERPDKRNTAI, encoded by the exons ATGGGCTGCGCGATCTCTGGATCCGGATTGGCATCGAGAACAGCGGAGAGCAGAAACACTGAGGACGAAGCTCCAGCGAGACTCACTCCGGATCACATCCAGCTCATCAAAGAGTCCTGGAAAGTCATCCAGGAGGACATCGCCAAAGTGGGAATAATCATGTTTGTCCG GTTGTTTGAGACGCATCCCGAGTGTAAAGACGTCTTCTTCTTGTTTCGGGACGTGGAGGATCTGGAGAGGTTACGCACCAGCAGAGAGCTTCGTGCCCACGGCCTGCG CGTGATGTCGTTCATCGAGAAGAGCGTGGCCAGACTCGATCAGCTCGAGCGCTTAGAGACTCTGGCGCGGGAACTCGGCAAGAGCCACTTCCGCTACAACGCGCCGCCGAAGTACTACGGG TACGTGGGAGCTGAGTTCATCTGCACTGCTCGAACGCAATCAAAGAAAAAATGGACGTCTGAACTGGAGCAGGCCTGGAAG ACGCTGTTCCAGTACGTGACGGGAATCATGAAGGATGCTTATCTGGAGGAAGAGCGGAGCAAACACAACCACACGCTGCCCTCCAGCAAAGAGCGGCCGGACAAGAGGAACACGGCCATTTAA